One stretch of Euphorbia lathyris chromosome 7, ddEupLath1.1, whole genome shotgun sequence DNA includes these proteins:
- the LOC136234668 gene encoding E3 ubiquitin-protein ligase WAV3, with protein MGTGWRRAFCTTIPRDSDTTTSIPDKQQTTSTPRSSTKLAFLGGGSNPTTPRTLLSHSVEPNSTDQSPILHCKTTTTTTPKPASAKTSNPSSPRSPLKLSLFKNSFKFRSSCGICLNSVKTGQGTAIYTAECSHAFHFPCIAAHVRNNGTLVCPVCTATWKDVPLLAIHKNLHHPQSHLQNDAVDNTITITNTKSKLEEKDKNKVVVLESSPSPRPIKTIHEPQQHSFTPKISDSRSYDDDEPLLSPTAGARFIPIPEADENADDQEDDDVEEFQGFFVNPTPSSVKSDEAPLQAPKDSRNVQVRLLPEAAVVSAGRGYETYAVALRVKAPPQQHSRSSHMGSLLNPSHRAPIDLVTVLDVSGSMTGGKLHMLKRAMRLVISSLGSADRLSIVAFSSNPKRLFPLRRMTAHGQRAARRIIDRLVCGQGTSVGDALRKATKVLEDRRERNPVASIMLLSDGQDERVQSNSTNHRNTLGHVSSTRFAHIEIPVHAFGFGQSGGYSYEPAEDAFAKCVGGLLSVVVQDLRIQLSFASGSAPAEILAVYTCNARPTVLSSGSVRVGDLYAEEERELLVELRVPSSAVGSHHVMSVRCLYKDPGSQEVVYGRDQALLVPRPHAVRSSAPKIERLRNHFISTRAIAEGRRLVEHNDFTSAHHLLASSRALLVQSSCISSDEYVRSLEVEMAELQWRKQQQMQMQMEVQQHQQRRRESTMVVIDENGEPLTPTSAWRAAEKLAKVAMMKKSLNKVSDLHGFENARF; from the exons ATGGGTACTGGTTGGAGAAGAGCCTTTTGCACCACCATTCCTCGAGATTCAGATACCACCACATCTATTCCAGATAAGCAACAAACTACTTCAACCCCCAGAAGCTCTACAAAGCTTGCTTTCCTCGGCGGCGGAAGCAATCCAACTACACCCCGCACCCTACTCTCTCACTCTGTCGAACCAAATTCCACCGATCAAAGTCCTATTCTCCATTGCAAaactactactactactacGCCTAAACCTGCTTCTGCTAAGACTTCAAATCCATCGTCTCCTCGATCTCCTCTCAAGCTCTCTCTTTTCAAGAATAGCTTTAAGTTCAGG AGTAGCTGTGGAATTTGTTTGAATAGCGTCAAGACTGGTCAGGGCACGGCAATATATACAGCAGAATGTTCACACGCTTTCCACTTTCCTTGCATAGCCGCCCATGTCCGTAACAATGGCACCCTCGTCTGCCCCGTCTGTACCGCTACATGGAAAGATGTTCCTCTTCTCGCCATCCACAAAAACCTTCACCATCCTCAATCTCACCTCCAAAACGACGCCGTTGATAACACCATTACCATTACCAATACCAAATCAAAATTGGAGGAGAAAGACAAAAATAAAGTAGTTGTACTAGAATCTTCCCCTTCCCCTAGACCCATAAAGACTATACACGAACCCCAACAACATTCATTTACTCCTAAAATCTCTGATTCTAGATCCTACGACGACGATGAGCCATTGCTCTCTCCCACCGCCGGTGCTCGATTTATTCCCATTCCTGAAGCGGATGAGAATGCTGATGACCAAGAAGACGATGACGTCGAGGAATTTCAAGGTTTCTTTGTCAATCCCACCCCTTCTTCTGTCAAGTCCGATGAGGCTCCTTTGCAAGCCCCCAAAGATTCTAGAAATGTTCAGGTTAGACTGTTGCCTGAAGCTGCTGTTGTTTCTGCTGGACGTGGATATGAAACTTATGCTGTGGCACTCAGAGTCAAAGCACCGCCGCAGCAACACTCTCGGAGTAGTCATATGGGATCGCTTTTGAATCCTTCTCATCGAGCGCCAATTGACTTGGTCACGGTGCTTGATGTCAGTGGAAGTATGACCGGCGGAAAACTGCATATGCTTAAACGCGCCATGCGTTTGGTTATTTCATCTCTTGGCTCGGCTGATAGGCTTTCCATTGTGGCTTTTTCTTCCAATCCTAAAAGGTTGTTCCCTCTAAGAAGAATGACGGCTCACGGTCAGCGTGCTGCCCGTCGCATCATTGACCGGCTAGTCTGTGGTCAAGGGACCAGTGTGGGAGACGCATTAAGGAAAGCGACTAAGGTGCTGGAAGACAGACGGGAGAGAAATCCAGTAGCTAGCATTATGTTGTTATCCGACGGTCAGGATGAACGTGTTCAAAGCAATTCTACTAATCACCGGAATACTCTCGGGCACGTATCGTCCACCCGATTTGCTCACATTGAAATTCCGGTACATGCTTTTGGATTTGGTCAGAGCGGCGGGTACAGCTATGAGCCAGCTGAGGATGCATTTGCTAAATGCGTGGGCGGGCTATTAAGCGTGGTGGTTCAAGATTTAAGAATTCAGCTGAGCTTCGCTTCAGGGTCAGCACCGGCGGAGATACTGGCGGTGTATACGTGCAATGCTAGGCCGACCGTGCTGAGCTCCGGGTCGGTACGAGTAGGCGATTTGTACGCAGAGGAAGAGAGAGAACTTCTGGTTGAGCTACGGGTGCCATCATCAGCAGTAGGGTCCCACCACGTGATGTCTGTTCGTTGCCTTTACAAAGACCCAGGCAGTCAAGAGGTTGTATACGGCCGTGATCAGGCCCTACTAGTCCCTCGACCCCACGCCGTGAGATCATCGGCGCCAAAAATTGAAAGACTGAGGAATCATTTCATCAGCACTCGAGCTATAGCGGAGGGGCGGAGGCTGGTGGAGCATAATGACTTCACAAGCGCACATCACTTACTGGCTTCGTCCCGGGCGCTTTTAGTGCAATCGAGCTGCATATCAAGCGATGAGTATGTTAGAAGTTTGGAGGTGGAAATGGCGGAGTTACAGTGGAGAAAACAGCAGCAAATGCAAATGCAAATGGAAGTACAACAACATCAGCAACGGAGGAGGGAATCAACAATGGTGGTGATCGATGAGAATGGAGAACCACTTACTCCGACATCAGCATGGAGAGCGGCTGAGAAGCTGGCTAAGGTAGCGATGATGAAGAAGTCGTTGAATAAAGTCAGCGATTTACACGGCTTCGAAAACGCtagattttaa